One genomic window of Chitinophagaceae bacterium includes the following:
- a CDS encoding DUF1295 domain-containing protein, translated as MLAKYREQIIAYTCIFLAYAISFSTAFIFILYFEKEQSMLQETFYASIVATVMIFLFSILFRNASFYDPYWSIAPFAICFYWTTMTQMHYSLRFDFLLLSFLAWGFRLTANWLKRWNGLKHQDWRYTELKSNAGIFYPFVNLFGIHLFPTAIVFLCMLPVYFAVRQPLYDTGFIDVVAFMVCLTATIIELVADEQQRIFRENRKSEEEFCYTGLWRYSRHPNYFGEVLFWWGIYLFVLHANLNFWWTIIGPVAMTLMFFFVSIPMMEQHLLKKYPNYVGYRIHVSMLVPWF; from the coding sequence ATGCTGGCCAAATATCGTGAACAGATTATTGCGTACACCTGTATTTTTCTTGCCTATGCCATTTCCTTTTCTACTGCATTTATTTTTATACTTTATTTTGAGAAGGAGCAGTCGATGTTGCAGGAAACATTTTACGCTTCAATTGTTGCCACGGTCATGATCTTCTTATTTTCAATATTATTCCGTAATGCAAGTTTTTATGATCCCTATTGGAGTATTGCTCCATTCGCGATTTGTTTCTACTGGACCACCATGACTCAAATGCATTATTCACTCCGCTTTGATTTTTTATTGCTGTCATTTTTGGCCTGGGGTTTCCGGCTTACCGCCAACTGGCTGAAAAGATGGAATGGATTGAAACATCAGGACTGGAGATATACAGAACTGAAATCAAATGCAGGAATATTTTATCCGTTTGTAAATTTATTTGGTATTCATCTGTTTCCAACAGCCATTGTATTTCTATGCATGCTGCCTGTCTATTTCGCAGTGCGTCAACCCCTTTATGACACGGGGTTTATTGATGTCGTTGCATTTATGGTTTGTCTCACCGCCACGATCATTGAATTGGTGGCCGACGAGCAGCAACGTATATTCAGAGAAAACAGGAAGAGTGAAGAGGAATTTTGCTACACAGGTTTATGGAGATACTCACGTCATCCTAATTATTTTGGAGAAGTACTTTTCTGGTGGGGCATTTATCTGTTCGTATTGCATGCAAATCTGAATTTCTGGTGGACAATCATCGGACCTGTTGCCATGACCTTAATGTTCTTCTTCGTCAGCATCCCAATGATGGAACAACACCTTCTGAAAAAATATCCTAATTATGTAGGCTATCGTATTCATGTTTCCATGCTTGTCCCCTGGTTTTAA
- a CDS encoding cupin domain-containing protein yields the protein MTSRDLIASGVIELYCLGIASEEENLLVEQLALNDQLLKDEIAAVNDALAKFAVAVSNIAPPQYLKEKIISTIESINIEKPTGNLPPRLTAESTITEWLDYLKVNQVAPSETKEELVVIDLPGTEDFVTYVVFGKPGAGVAEEVHSGHDEYLFICKGECEMTIAGIKSAHKPGDFLTITPGTLHSAVVTGNGPMIVIGQRRAA from the coding sequence ATGACATCAAGAGATCTTATAGCATCCGGTGTTATTGAACTGTACTGCCTTGGCATTGCAAGCGAGGAAGAAAATTTGCTTGTTGAGCAACTTGCTTTGAATGACCAACTGCTGAAAGATGAAATTGCTGCAGTGAATGATGCATTGGCGAAATTCGCAGTTGCAGTTTCAAATATTGCTCCACCGCAATATTTGAAAGAAAAAATAATTTCAACAATTGAATCCATAAATATTGAAAAACCAACAGGTAATCTTCCTCCCAGACTAACTGCCGAATCGACGATTACCGAATGGCTTGATTATCTGAAAGTAAACCAGGTTGCACCATCAGAAACAAAAGAAGAACTCGTAGTAATTGATCTTCCGGGTACAGAAGATTTTGTAACGTATGTCGTATTCGGAAAACCCGGAGCTGGAGTAGCAGAAGAAGTTCATAGCGGCCATGATGAATATCTCTTCATCTGCAAAGGTGAATGTGAGATGACCATCGCGGGCATAAAAAGCGCTCATAAACCTGGTGATTTCCTCACCATTACTCCCGGAACGCTTCATTCAGCGGTAGTAACGGGCAACGGTCCGATGATTGTAATTGGACAGAGACGCGCAGCTTAG